The following is a genomic window from Archangium lipolyticum.
CGGCACCGCGCCCAGGACGAGTTCATGTCCGCCAAGGAGGCGGTGGCGGTGGCCACCAATGCCTTCGGCATGGGCATCGACAAGCCGGACATCCGCTTCGTCGCCCACGCCAACATCCCCAAGGCGGTGGAGGCCTACTACCAGGAGATCGGCCGCGCGGGCCGGGACAGGGGACCGGCCTTCGCCGCGCTCCTCTTCAACCACGCGGACGTCTACACGCAGGAGCGGCTCATCGAGAGCAACCACCCCTCCGAGGCCGTCATCTCGGATCTGTGGAACGTGCTGCGGAGCGTGCCCGAGTACGACAAGGGCCAGTACGTGCTGGCCGCCCAGGTGGGCGCCAGCGAGTTCGAGATCTCCGCCGCGCTGCGCATCCTGGAGCGCGAGGGGAAGATCGAACGTGGCAGCCGCGGCGAGGGCGAATACGGCATCACCCTGACGGAGAAGGCCGCCCAGGCGCAGCCGCATGCCCCGGATGCCCGGCGTCTGCTGGCCTCGCTGTTGGAGACGTTCCCGGTGGGGCGCTCCGCCACCACCGAGCTGCCCATCCTCGCGCGGCGCACCGGGCTCGCCAGTGATGAGATCCAGCACGCGCTGAAGTTGTTGGAACGGGCCGGGGCGCTGCAGGTGCGCCGTCCCTTCTCCGGGCGCACCATCCGCGCGCTGCAGCAGGTGCCCTTCCGCGAGCTGGGCGTGGACCTGAGCAAGGTGCGCGAGCAGGAGCGGCGCTCCATGCTGCTCCTCAAGCGGATGACGGACTATGCCTACACGAAGCGCTGCCGGCGCGCCTTCCTGCTCCAATACTTCGGACAGCAGGACGTGGAGGCCACCTGCGGCAACTGCGACACGTGCGCCGGGAGCCGGTTGAGGCGGCTGGAGGGCATGGGCCGCTCCTCCACCTCCGTGTCCCGCGCCGCGCCCGCGCCCGCACCGGGGCAGCCCAGGGGTTTCAGCGAGCTGGCCGCCACCGAGCTGCGCCGCTGGCGCAAGGAGCTCGCCCGCGAGCTGGAGATGCCTCCCTTCCTCATCTTCAACGACGAGACGCTGCGCGGACTCGCCGCCGCCCTGCCCATCGATCGCGAGTCCTTCCTGTCGGTGAAGGGCACGGGGGAGAGCCGCTGGGAGCGCTTCGGCCCGAAGGTGGTGGAGATCTGCCTCATGGCCCGCGCCGCCGGCCACGAGCCGATCCCCGTGGCCCCGGTGCCCCCCCGCGTGCGCAAGGCCCGGAGCGCCCGCCGCTGAAGCCAGGGGCCCGGGTCAGCGCCGGGAGGACTGGCGCACCACGATGCCGCGCAGCGTGCCCATGAACAGGCCCACCACCACCGCGAGCAGGAAGATGATGATGATGGTGGTGACGCCGAAGATGAGGCGCAGACGGAACGGGGAGATCTGGTTGTCGAGGTAGGCAGCGCGCAGCGGCTGCATCAACCTCACCATTTCCAGCGCCCGGGCCGGCAGCGAGTCGAGCGACAGCGAGAAATGAAGCAGGAAGGGGGAGCCCGGCCACACGTACTGCGCCCCTTCCACCACGATGCCCACCAGCAGGTAGATGACGGAGAGCAGGAAGGCATTGCCGCTCATGATGCGCATGAGCGGCAGGGGTGGCAGTTCGGGTGGGGGGGATTGCCGCACGCTACCGGCCCCCTGCCCGGCGTACGAGGGCCGGCAGGGCCTTCCTCACCCGGCCCGCCTCGGGAGAGGCCGCGGCCAGCTTCAGGAAGGTCTGGTACGCCTGCACCGCCCTCGCCAGCTCCGCGGGGTTGCGCACGAGCGCGTCCGCCTGGGCCAGCCAGGCCTGGCCGTCCACCGGCTCCAGCTCCACCGCGCGGGCGAACGCCTTCATCGCCGCCGCCTCGTCCCGCTGCTTCAGCGCCACCTGCCCCAGCACCAGGTGGTTGCGTCCGGAGAAGGGTGCCAGCCGCACCGCCTCGTCCGCGGCCGCGCGCGCATCCTTCGTCGCTCCGGCGGTGAGCAGCACCCGCGCCATGGCCGCCTGGGCGAACGCCTTGTCCCAGACGGTGG
Proteins encoded in this region:
- a CDS encoding RecQ family ATP-dependent DNA helicase, with amino-acid sequence MRRMPVALPYFEQAQEGLVRHFGLSEFRPGQAQVISSVLSGRNTVVVMPTGAGKSLCYQLPAMLLSGVTLVISPLIALMKDQVEQLTARGISATFINSSLSDMERADRIRRMRAGDFKLVYVAPERFRSPSFLDALAQVGVELLAVDEAHCISQWGHDFRPDYAQLGQVRKRLRPPRTVALTATATPEVRDDIVRSLLMKDPQVFAEGFDRPNLFLEVFDVGGDEDKRRACAGLASLGGGSGIIYCSTRKSAENMHSSLLERGVNAILYHAGMEDDARHRAQDEFMSAKEAVAVATNAFGMGIDKPDIRFVAHANIPKAVEAYYQEIGRAGRDRGPAFAALLFNHADVYTQERLIESNHPSEAVISDLWNVLRSVPEYDKGQYVLAAQVGASEFEISAALRILEREGKIERGSRGEGEYGITLTEKAAQAQPHAPDARRLLASLLETFPVGRSATTELPILARRTGLASDEIQHALKLLERAGALQVRRPFSGRTIRALQQVPFRELGVDLSKVREQERRSMLLLKRMTDYAYTKRCRRAFLLQYFGQQDVEATCGNCDTCAGSRLRRLEGMGRSSTSVSRAAPAPAPGQPRGFSELAATELRRWRKELARELEMPPFLIFNDETLRGLAAALPIDRESFLSVKGTGESRWERFGPKVVEICLMARAAGHEPIPVAPVPPRVRKARSARR